A region of bacterium DNA encodes the following proteins:
- a CDS encoding HAD family phosphatase, whose translation MADHNIKAVFFDLDGTLIDSMPAHVTAWQTVLRDVGIEMDELFIKLAEGEKADDTLKRLRQDYGLAATDADLQEMLKRKRALYWELAPRGIIPEARRMLVDLWDQGVECDIVTGSIRANMDGVVPEEDIARFTHIITPEEYTHGKPDPDPYLTALRRSGLAADQCMVLENAPLGIRSARAAGLFTLAITTTLPADYLTEANVVISSYHELLNYV comes from the coding sequence GTGGCAGACCACAACATCAAGGCGGTTTTTTTCGATCTGGACGGCACGCTGATCGACTCGATGCCCGCGCACGTTACGGCGTGGCAGACGGTGCTGCGGGACGTGGGGATCGAGATGGACGAGCTGTTTATCAAACTTGCCGAAGGCGAGAAGGCGGACGATACGCTGAAGCGTTTGCGGCAGGACTACGGCCTGGCGGCAACCGACGCCGATTTGCAGGAGATGCTGAAACGCAAGCGCGCGCTGTACTGGGAGCTGGCGCCGCGCGGCATTATTCCGGAGGCGCGGCGGATGCTGGTGGACCTGTGGGATCAGGGTGTGGAATGTGACATTGTGACGGGATCCATCCGCGCCAATATGGACGGCGTGGTTCCGGAAGAAGATATCGCGCGGTTCACGCACATTATCACGCCTGAAGAATACACGCATGGAAAACCTGATCCGGACCCGTATCTGACCGCCTTGCGGCGCAGCGGTCTGGCGGCGGATCAGTGTATGGTGCTGGAGAATGCGCCGCTGGGAATTCGATCTGCTCGGGCGGCCGGACTGTTTACCCTGGCCATCACGACGACGCTGCCTGCGGACTATCTGACTGAAGCCAATGTTGTGATTTCGTCGTATCATGAGCTTCTAAATTATGTGTAG
- the fbp gene encoding class 1 fructose-bisphosphatase: MPNLVTIERHILDQERQNPEATGQLSRLLYQIAFAAKVISRNVRRAGLLNILGGTGDTNIQGEAVQKLDVIAEETMNAAFDHTGVLCCMASEESEGLIPIPPQFDLGKYTMAFDPLDGSSNIAANVNVGTIFSVHRKVTPGREGTMDDMLQCGRKQVVAGYVMYGSSTMMVYTTGKGVYGFTLEPMLGEFLLSHPNIQVPQHGSIFSANMGNYHYWSEGVRKYVDDMMKPDTERRRPYSNRYIGSLVADAHRTLLYGGIFMYPMDYKDPKKPKGKLRMLYEASPMAMIFEQAGGMASNGNENILDVRPGGLHERTPVYLGSRDEVTEIETYIKNFG, from the coding sequence TTGCCGAACCTCGTCACCATTGAGCGGCACATCCTTGATCAGGAGCGACAGAACCCGGAAGCTACCGGCCAGTTGTCGCGGCTGCTCTACCAAATTGCGTTTGCGGCCAAAGTGATCAGCCGCAACGTGCGTCGGGCCGGTCTGCTGAACATTCTCGGCGGCACGGGAGACACCAACATTCAGGGCGAAGCGGTTCAGAAACTGGACGTCATTGCCGAAGAAACCATGAACGCAGCATTCGACCACACCGGAGTGCTCTGCTGCATGGCGTCGGAGGAGTCGGAAGGATTGATTCCCATTCCTCCCCAGTTCGACCTGGGCAAGTATACGATGGCCTTCGATCCGCTGGACGGCTCGTCGAATATCGCGGCCAACGTCAACGTGGGCACGATCTTCTCGGTGCACCGCAAGGTGACGCCGGGGCGTGAAGGCACAATGGACGACATGCTGCAATGCGGACGCAAGCAGGTGGTGGCGGGGTATGTGATGTACGGATCGTCGACGATGATGGTGTATACGACGGGCAAGGGCGTGTACGGGTTTACACTGGAGCCGATGCTCGGCGAATTTTTGCTGTCGCACCCGAACATTCAGGTGCCCCAGCACGGAAGCATCTTCAGCGCCAACATGGGCAACTACCACTACTGGAGCGAAGGGGTCCGCAAGTATGTGGATGACATGATGAAGCCGGATACGGAGCGCCGCCGGCCCTACAGCAACCGTTACATCGGATCGCTGGTGGCGGATGCGCACCGCACGCTGCTGTATGGCGGAATTTTCATGTATCCCATGGACTACAAGGATCCGAAGAAGCCGAAGGGCAAACTGCGGATGCTGTATGAAGCCTCGCCGATGGCGATGATCTTCGAACAGGCGGGCGGCATGGCATCCAACGGGAATGAAAATATTCTCGATGTCCGGCCCGGTGGATTGCACGAACGCACGCCGGTGTATCTCGGCTCACGCGATGAAGTGACGGAAATCGAAACCTATATCAAGAATTTCGGGTAA
- a CDS encoding RsmE family RNA methyltransferase, which yields MVTMEWGEFVYAPPAARVDDLIVPPEDEAHHLFRVRRIAAGDEVYVTDGEGMVYGCLVLPDHSLKILHELPFFGEPVRPILLCAAVLKGDSNREIIDAATQLGASTIILFHGQRSEGRLREDKLVKLRRITVTAIKQCGRARLPQIVLKNSLEAALASIPAGCMKFLAHPFEDMREIGTMPAATAADSSMVIVGPEGGFTDAEVDVALKAGCRPLILARRRLRAETAVAAGLTFLLTRRGEFQAP from the coding sequence ATGGTGACGATGGAATGGGGCGAGTTTGTGTATGCACCGCCGGCGGCCCGAGTGGATGATCTGATTGTGCCTCCGGAGGATGAAGCGCACCACCTGTTCCGCGTGCGCCGGATCGCCGCCGGGGACGAAGTCTATGTCACGGACGGCGAGGGCATGGTCTATGGCTGTCTGGTGTTGCCGGATCACAGTCTGAAGATCCTCCATGAGTTGCCGTTCTTCGGCGAGCCGGTGCGGCCCATCCTTCTGTGCGCCGCGGTATTGAAAGGCGACAGCAACCGCGAAATCATCGACGCCGCGACGCAACTGGGCGCGTCCACGATCATTCTGTTTCACGGGCAGCGCAGCGAAGGGCGGCTGCGGGAGGACAAACTGGTCAAGCTGCGGAGGATCACGGTTACCGCGATCAAGCAGTGCGGGCGGGCGCGCTTGCCGCAGATTGTGCTGAAAAACAGCCTTGAGGCGGCCTTGGCATCCATTCCGGCGGGCTGCATGAAATTTCTTGCGCATCCTTTCGAAGATATGCGGGAGATAGGAACGATGCCCGCTGCGACCGCCGCAGACAGCTCGATGGTGATCGTGGGGCCGGAAGGAGGCTTTACCGACGCCGAAGTGGACGTCGCGCTGAAGGCGGGGTGCCGGCCCTTGATTCTGGCACGGAGACGGCTGCGCGCCGAAACCGCCGTTGCCGCGGGATTGACGTTTCTGTTGACACGGCGCGGCGAGTTTCAGGCGCCGTAG
- the tig gene encoding trigger factor: MEVQVQTEQKSPTEYELKVTIPAEVMEQKVKAALDEMAGKIVLPGFRQGHIPRKVLDQRFGTAVAQEALQEVLQEGYRDALTESKLEPVSPGDMKDVQYTPGEPLTFTVDVEVAPDFELPVLSEITVEALQPVVEEEDVLKMLDELRESHAVVAPSDDPVDRDSIITFDLQELDETGLPILGREQKDAELDMSRSRLGEEFAIKVIGLIPGETAVVEFPAHSHEHEGQTHEHKAQRYQITIRTIRRKELPALDDDMAKLLNPQIESLDALKADLKRYLEARANHQAHERMFRAVADELLRKTDFTVPPRMLDDYLDHMAKDAVKGRKGRAVDPKEIERFKDEYRTSAIWNLRWHMLRKKIISDRQIEVTDDDYKGEVERLAKVDEMKKSDFEKKLNDEQKDRIREDILERKVLAVIESEVQTVPRQVTLAEFEGRATPESDIVTA, translated from the coding sequence TTGGAAGTACAGGTTCAGACTGAACAAAAGAGCCCCACGGAATACGAACTGAAAGTGACTATTCCGGCGGAGGTGATGGAGCAGAAGGTCAAAGCCGCCCTCGATGAGATGGCCGGCAAGATTGTATTGCCCGGCTTCCGGCAGGGGCATATCCCGCGCAAGGTGCTGGATCAGCGCTTTGGCACTGCCGTGGCTCAGGAAGCACTGCAGGAAGTCCTGCAGGAAGGCTATCGGGATGCTTTGACCGAATCCAAGCTGGAGCCGGTATCCCCCGGCGACATGAAGGATGTACAGTACACGCCGGGCGAGCCGCTGACGTTCACGGTGGACGTGGAAGTAGCCCCGGATTTTGAACTGCCCGTCCTCTCGGAGATCACGGTGGAAGCCCTCCAGCCGGTGGTCGAAGAGGAAGATGTGTTGAAGATGTTGGACGAGTTGCGCGAATCGCACGCGGTGGTTGCGCCGAGTGACGATCCGGTGGATCGTGACTCGATCATCACATTTGATTTGCAGGAACTCGACGAGACCGGACTGCCGATCCTGGGCCGGGAACAGAAGGACGCGGAACTTGATATGTCACGTTCACGTCTTGGCGAGGAATTTGCAATAAAAGTTATAGGCTTGATTCCCGGCGAAACGGCGGTGGTGGAATTCCCGGCGCACAGCCACGAGCACGAAGGGCAGACCCACGAGCACAAGGCGCAGCGCTACCAGATCACGATCCGCACGATCCGCCGCAAGGAATTGCCGGCGCTGGACGACGACATGGCCAAGCTGCTGAATCCGCAGATCGAGTCCCTGGATGCTCTGAAGGCCGATCTGAAGCGTTATCTGGAAGCCCGGGCCAATCATCAGGCCCACGAGCGGATGTTCCGCGCCGTGGCCGATGAGTTGTTGCGCAAGACGGACTTCACGGTGCCGCCGCGGATGCTCGACGATTATCTCGACCATATGGCCAAGGACGCCGTGAAGGGCCGCAAGGGCCGGGCGGTGGATCCCAAGGAAATCGAGCGCTTCAAAGACGAGTACCGGACGTCGGCAATCTGGAATCTGCGCTGGCACATGCTGCGCAAGAAGATCATCAGCGACCGGCAGATCGAGGTCACGGACGACGATTACAAGGGCGAAGTCGAGCGGCTGGCGAAGGTGGACGAGATGAAGAAGTCCGACTTCGAGAAGAAGCTGAACGACGAGCAGAAGGACCGGATCCGCGAAGATATCCTTGAGCGCAAGGTGCTGGCGGTGATCGAATCGGAAGTACAGACGGTGCCGCGACAGGTGACTCTGGCCGAATTCGAAGGCCGCGCGACGCCGGAGAGCGATATAGTTACGGCGTAA
- a CDS encoding MFS transporter, producing the protein MSKPRSPLSIIFITIFIDLLGFGLILPSLPFYAESYGATPLTVGLLSMSYSLMQFIFAPMWGRLSDRVGRRPIILLSLAGSCAAFLLFGLARSLALLFVARSLAGLLSSASLPTAQAFIADSTTPENRAKGMGLIGAAFGLGFIFGPALGGLLTHYGYSAPSYVAAVLAGGNLIWAWFALPESLHHRPERVRPSYMSPTHLKESFGDPRIAFLLIIFFFGVFAFSNMESTFALFGEHQIGLHPFGVGGLLAEVGVISVIVQGFMIGKLTKRFGEINLTIWGLIIEAIGFLLTVLVHSVATMLMVLPLYAIGSALLNPSISSLLSRAAPEDRQGDTLGVGQGIGALGRVLGPVWGTWLFQAYEPDAPYISAGLMMGLLGILCLFRLRRLLGPVIARPFAATLHH; encoded by the coding sequence ATGTCTAAGCCTCGCTCGCCCTTAAGCATCATATTTATCACCATTTTTATTGATCTGCTCGGGTTCGGGCTGATCCTGCCTTCTCTGCCCTTCTATGCGGAAAGCTACGGTGCAACCCCGCTGACGGTTGGCCTGCTTTCCATGTCCTACAGCCTGATGCAGTTCATTTTTGCGCCGATGTGGGGCCGGCTTTCCGACCGGGTGGGCCGCCGGCCCATTATTCTGCTCAGTCTGGCCGGATCCTGTGCCGCCTTTCTGTTGTTCGGCCTCGCCCGCAGCCTGGCCTTGCTTTTTGTCGCCCGCTCGCTGGCCGGACTGCTTTCCAGTGCCTCTCTTCCCACGGCTCAGGCATTTATTGCCGACAGTACCACCCCCGAAAATCGCGCCAAAGGCATGGGCCTCATCGGCGCCGCCTTCGGCCTGGGTTTCATCTTCGGCCCGGCGCTGGGCGGCCTGCTGACTCACTACGGCTACAGCGCGCCCTCCTATGTAGCCGCTGTGCTCGCCGGAGGTAACCTGATCTGGGCGTGGTTTGCCCTTCCCGAGTCCCTGCACCATCGTCCTGAACGCGTGCGGCCGTCCTACATGTCGCCGACACATCTCAAGGAGAGTTTCGGTGACCCCCGCATTGCCTTCCTGCTGATCATCTTTTTCTTCGGCGTGTTTGCCTTTTCCAATATGGAATCCACCTTCGCCCTCTTCGGTGAGCACCAGATCGGCCTGCACCCGTTCGGTGTCGGAGGACTGCTGGCGGAAGTAGGAGTCATCTCGGTCATTGTGCAGGGATTTATGATCGGCAAGCTCACCAAACGTTTCGGAGAAATTAACCTCACCATCTGGGGTCTGATCATCGAAGCCATCGGCTTTCTGCTCACGGTGCTCGTACATTCCGTAGCCACCATGCTGATGGTCCTGCCGCTCTATGCCATCGGCTCTGCCCTGCTCAATCCCTCCATCAGTTCCCTGCTTTCCCGCGCTGCTCCCGAAGACCGGCAAGGGGACACGCTCGGTGTTGGTCAGGGAATCGGTGCACTGGGCCGCGTCCTCGGACCGGTCTGGGGAACATGGCTCTTCCAAGCCTATGAGCCAGATGCCCCCTACATTTCCGCCGGTTTGATGATGGGTCTGCTGGGCATCCTCTGCCTCTTCCGCCTTCGCCGCCTGCTCGGCCCCGTCATTGCCCGGCCCTTCGCCGCGACGCTGCATCACTGA
- the clpX gene encoding ATP-dependent Clp protease ATP-binding subunit ClpX, which yields MTENEHVEQFCSFCGRTERQVNTLIKHHDGIAICDVCVEHAHQIVALSRGSRRVLPLEKFPIPIEIKRKLDEYVIGQDDAKRKIAVAVHNHYKRISAEDFGSDVELEKSNIMLIGPTGTGKTLLAQTLARFLQVPFAIADATTLTEAGYVGEDVENVLVRLLQAADYDLARAEMGIVYIDEIDKIARKESNVSITRDVSGEGVQQALLKILEGSVASLPPQGGRKHPEQKLIQMNTKNILFLCGGAFEGLDKVVARRVNKRRMGFGADVQTGEAADQVLHQVSFEDLHQFGLIPELIGRLPVVSVLDPLSDEALLRILTEPKNALVKQYARLFEMEGVKLTFDDPSLKAIVARAQQRKTGARSLRSITEEALTDILFEIPSAKDIGEVIITAGTIERREQPKLIPLKKRKSA from the coding sequence TTGACTGAAAACGAACACGTCGAACAGTTCTGTTCGTTCTGCGGACGCACGGAGCGCCAGGTCAACACGCTGATCAAGCACCACGACGGCATCGCTATCTGTGACGTGTGCGTCGAGCACGCGCACCAGATCGTGGCGCTGTCGCGGGGCAGCCGGCGGGTGCTGCCGCTGGAGAAATTTCCGATCCCGATCGAGATCAAGCGCAAGCTCGACGAGTATGTGATCGGGCAGGACGACGCCAAGCGCAAGATCGCGGTGGCCGTGCACAATCACTATAAGCGGATCAGCGCCGAGGATTTCGGCTCGGACGTCGAGCTGGAAAAGTCGAACATCATGCTGATCGGACCGACGGGCACGGGCAAGACGCTGCTGGCGCAGACGCTGGCGCGCTTCCTTCAAGTGCCGTTCGCCATTGCCGACGCGACCACGCTGACCGAAGCGGGGTACGTCGGCGAGGACGTGGAAAACGTGCTGGTGCGGCTGCTGCAGGCGGCGGACTATGATCTGGCGCGAGCCGAGATGGGCATCGTCTATATCGACGAGATCGACAAGATCGCGCGCAAGGAATCCAACGTCTCGATTACCCGCGACGTGTCGGGTGAAGGCGTGCAGCAGGCCCTGCTGAAGATTCTCGAAGGCAGCGTGGCGTCACTGCCGCCGCAGGGCGGACGCAAGCATCCCGAGCAGAAGCTGATCCAGATGAACACGAAGAATATTCTGTTCCTCTGCGGCGGCGCGTTCGAAGGTCTGGATAAAGTTGTGGCGCGGCGCGTGAACAAGCGACGCATGGGCTTCGGTGCGGACGTGCAGACAGGCGAGGCGGCGGACCAGGTGCTGCATCAGGTGAGTTTCGAAGACCTGCACCAGTTCGGTCTCATTCCCGAGTTGATCGGACGCCTGCCGGTGGTGTCGGTGCTGGATCCGCTGTCGGATGAAGCCTTGCTGCGAATCCTGACCGAGCCGAAGAATGCCCTGGTCAAGCAGTATGCGCGGCTGTTCGAAATGGAAGGCGTAAAGCTGACCTTCGACGATCCATCGCTGAAGGCGATTGTCGCCCGGGCACAACAGCGCAAGACCGGCGCACGTTCCCTGCGGTCGATCACGGAAGAAGCGTTGACGGACATTTTGTTCGAGATCCCCAGCGCCAAGGATATCGGCGAGGTGATTATTACCGCCGGAACCATTGAGCGCCGGGAACAGCCGAAGCTTATCCCGCTCAAGAAACGCAAGAGCGCCTGA
- the clpP gene encoding ATP-dependent Clp endopeptidase proteolytic subunit ClpP: protein MTLVPMVIETTGRGERAYDIYSRLLRERIVFIGTPIEDHMASLIIAQLIFLAAEDPEKDISLYINSPGGVVSAGLAIYDTMQHIKPDVATICIGQAASMGAFLLAAGAAGKRSSLPNARIMIHQPSGGAQGQASDIDIQAKEILKIRSRLNDLLAMHTGQPIEQIEKDTDRNNFMSAEEAKAFGIVDEIIYPRDRKKKA, encoded by the coding sequence ATGACACTGGTACCGATGGTCATTGAGACAACGGGCCGCGGCGAACGGGCGTACGACATTTATTCGCGTTTGCTCCGCGAGCGGATCGTGTTTATCGGGACTCCCATCGAAGATCACATGGCGAGCCTGATCATCGCCCAACTCATCTTCCTCGCCGCCGAAGATCCGGAGAAGGACATTTCCCTGTATATCAACAGCCCGGGCGGAGTCGTCTCCGCGGGACTGGCGATTTACGATACGATGCAGCACATCAAGCCGGACGTGGCCACGATCTGTATCGGCCAGGCGGCGTCGATGGGCGCGTTTCTGCTGGCGGCGGGAGCGGCGGGCAAGCGCAGTTCGCTTCCCAATGCACGGATTATGATCCACCAGCCGTCGGGCGGCGCGCAGGGCCAGGCATCGGACATCGATATTCAGGCCAAGGAGATCCTCAAGATCCGCAGCCGTTTGAACGACCTGCTGGCGATGCATACCGGCCAGCCGATCGAGCAGATCGAGAAGGACACGGACCGCAATAACTTCATGTCCGCGGAAGAGGCCAAAGCATTCGGCATCGTTGACGAGATCATCTACCCCCGTGACCGCAAGAAGAAAGCGTAG